GAGAAGAGAAAATCGCTAAAGGATACATAATGTTGAAACGATGAAGAAAAGAATATCCGTTTACATATATATTATTTTGAGTCTGATCCCGGCTGTAGCTTTTTCACAATCCGATATAAGTATGGCTACGCAATGGTACAACCGGGGAAATTATAATCCGGCTTCCATTGCACGTACTGATTATGCATATTTATTTGCCAATACCAGAAAACAATGGTTGGGAGTGGAAGGTTCGCCTACCATTTTTAATGTGCAAGCTTCTATGTACAATAATTCCCTGAAATCTGCATTTGGAGTATCAATAGTAAATGATGTGATTGGTATTACAAATTCGTTCAATCCGATGTTTTCGTATGCCTATCGAATATCGAACGACCCGAGTTGGGCGCTTTCTTTTGGATTATCATTAGGAATATTTAATAGAACAATTGATATTTCAAGATATTCTCCTGTGGATGATAATGACCAAACTTTATATCAGGATGTGGATCCTGAAACAACGCCGGATGCAAATTTTGGAGTAGAATTTCAGAATAAACATTTTATTTTTGGCGCATCTACAACGCATTTATTTTCAATGAATAAACCGGATAGTTTATTTTTAAATGCAAATCATCGGTATGTGTATGGCATTTATAAAAATACAAATTCGGAGCTTTTTAATTATTATTTGGGATTGCAAATGGTGAATCATTACAATATTTATTTATTGGAAAGTAATGCCGTAGTAAGATTCAAAGTTCCAACTGGACTTCAAAACGGAAGCCGTGAATTATTTGATATAGGTTTAAAGTATAGAAGCTCCAAACAAATGACAGCTTTGTTTGGAATAAATATTACCAATAGCTTCCGGATAGGTTATGCTTTTGACCAAACATTGCGTTCCGGCTACAATCAAAATGGCACGCATGAAATTATGCTTGAATACCGAATTCCACTCAAATCTGCTGAGTGTGAAGCCTGCCGCGATCAGGAATTGTGGTATAGATAATTGAAATACGCGAGACGCAATTTTTATTTCTATAAATAAGTCAATACTATTAAAACCGTATTATCTCAGTTTTTTATTGAACTTATCACCAGTTGAATTGTTTTTCTTTCCAAAGCAAATTCTAAACCCAATGAAAATAGAAAAACTGGATGTGGTTGGTATGACCTGTTCCGCGTGTGTTGCACATGTGGAAAAAAGCGTGCGTAAATTGCCGGGCGTTAATTCCGTTCAGGTGAATTTGCTAACCAATAGTATGTCTGTGGACTACAATGAAAATGAGTTGAATTTGGAAAATATTATTGAGTCTGTTCAAGATGCGGGTTACGATGCTTTTCCAAAAGAATTACTAACGGAAAAATCATCCGTAGAAAAAAAAGATTGGGTTTTAATGGAACAAAATGAAATGCAGAAACGCTGGTGGGTTTCTTTTGCCTTTTTAGTTCCTGTATTCTATCTCGCAATGGGCGGAATGTTTGGTTTGCCGATACCTTCTTTTTTATCGATGCACGAACGTCCGTTGATTTTCTCCCTTGTACTTTTCATTCTTACTATTCCCATTTATATTGTCAATCGAAAATTNTTTATCGTTGGTTTCCGTACATTGTGGCAGCGTTCTCCAAATATGGATTCTTTAGTGGCAATTGGCGCGAGCGCGTCGTTGGTTTACGCAATTTATGGAATTTTCAAAATTTATTTCGGAATAAAATCAGGAAATACCGAACAAGCAATGCATTTTGCTGAAAATTTGTTTTTAGAATCGGGTGCAATGATTTTATCGCTTGTAACGCTTGGTAAATTTCTGGAAGCCAAATCAAAGCGGAAAACATCTTCNGCATTGACTAAAATGATACAGTCTGCTCCGCAAACAGCAACTATAATAAAAGACAATGATGAAATTGTAATCCCAATTGAAAATGTGAAAGTCGGCGATATTATCAGCGTTCGTTCCGGGCAGAAAATTCCTGTGGACGGCGAAATTATATACGGTTCAGGGATTATTGATGCGTCTTCTTTGACGGGCGAAAGTATTCCTGAAGCAAAAGAAAAAGGAGATAAAGTTCTTTCAAGTTGTATAAATGTATCGGGTTACTTTCAATTTCGAGCCACAAAAGTAGGAAAAGATACTACGCTTGCTCAAATTATCAGTTTAATGGAAGAAGCTTCGGCATCGAANGCTCCCATTTCCAAACTTGCCGATAAAATCAGTAATATTTTTGTTCCGGTGGTCATTTCCATAGCGATTGTTTCTGCTGTTGTTTGGCTNATNTTGGGTTATTCTNTNGAATTTTCCTTGTCTATAGNAGTAGCTGTTTTAATTGTTTCCTGNCCTTGCGCGCTGGGCTTGGCAACTCCTGTGGCAATTATGGCAGGNACNGGNAAAGGAGCNGAAAACGGNATTTTATTCAAATCGGCGGANGCAATAGAAACGGGAGCGGATATAAATACNGTTTTACTTGATAAAACNGGAACCATTACCGAAGGAAAACCGAAAGTTACNGAAGTTGATTCACTTCATTATTTAGATGAAGATGAATTGTTGAGGATTGCAGCATCTCTTGAAAAGCTCTCCGAACATCCGCTTGGAAGCGCCGTAATAGAAAAGTTTAAAGAGCAAAATAAAGAATTTTATCAGGTGGATGATTTTGAAAGCGAGGCGGGCAAAGGAATTTCAGGGGAAATAAAAGGCGAACTTTATCGCATAGGAAATGAGTCATTTATTTCTAAATATATTTCTACAGAAGGAATAAAAGACATCTTGCCTTCATTGTCTGAAAAAGGATTTACACCCCTCATTGTTTCTGACGATGAAAATATTGTCGGGGTTATTTCCGTAGCCGATACGATAAAATCTACCAGCAAAGAAGCAATACGGNATTTATATGATATGCANATNAATACCATAATGCTTACCGGAGACAGAAAACAAACNGCTCTTGCCATGCAAAAGCTATCGGGAGTAGGAAGTTTTATTGCNGAAGTGCTTCCTCAGGACAAAGATAAGGAAGTGATGCGTATGCAATCGAACGGTAGAAAAGTGGCGATGATTGGCGACGGCGTAAACGACGCGCCTGCGCTAATGCGGGCGGATTTGGGAATGGCAATTGGAAACGGAACCGACATTGCCATTGACAGCGCCGATGTGGTGTTGATGAAAGGAGATTTGCTCGATGCGGTTTCCGCGCTTAAATTAAGCAAATACGTGATGAAAATCATCAAAGAAAATTTGTTTTGGGCGTTTTTTTACAATGTTATCGGAATTCCGCTGGCAGCCGGTGTGTTTTATAAAATCTTCGGATGGACATTGAACCCGATTTTTGCNGCGGCGGCAATGAGTTTAAGTTCGGTTACGGTAACTTTAAATGCCCTTAGGATAAGAAGTTTTAAACCTGTTAAATAGTACGTAAATATAAATTTTATTATGGAAAAAACATTAAAAATCAAAGGAATGAGTTGCTCTCATTGTGCGATGCGTGTAGAAAAAGCGCTCAATAAAATAGATGGAGTTGAAGCCAAAGTGGATTTGGAAAATCACATTGCAAAAGTTAAGCTGTCAAAGCCGGTAGCTGACAATGAATACTACAAAGCATTGGACGATAGCGGATATGAAATAACTGAAATTCAGTAAAAATATTAGCAAAAAGAAGTAACGGCATCAGTTTTTGGTGTCGCTATTTTTTTGTAGGGTGCGACATAACGTGGCACCCTGATTTTTTTACTCAAAATTGATATTGTTTCTTAAAAATATCTATATTTGCTAAAAATTAACTTTTATAGAGCAAGGCACACCAAATAAGATAAAATTACAAAATAAATTACGCATATTTGGGTGTTGTGACCAACCCTAAAAAGAACAGAAGCTCTATTTGAAGCAAAACAACAAACAACAAACAACGATATGAACGAAACACCTTTTAAGGAAGAACAAACCTTGAAGAATTTATTTTCTGAGATGGCGAAAGCGGATATAAAAAACTATATTCATGAAATTATAGAATTAGTTATTGACAGCAAATTGAGTAAAGAAAACATTCAGAATATTCTTACGAAATACTCTATACGAAAAATTGAGAAAATCAAAACTGAATTATTAGGCATTCTTATTGATTATGCAAATTTCATATTGAAAGACAATGTGATAACCAATAATGAAAAACAAAACTTTGAATTTCTTAAAATGTATTTTGGAATTAAAGACGGAGATTTTTATAAATACAAATTATTGGAAACTAAGTCAATAATAAACATGCAATTAGAAAAGTTATATGCGGACAATTTGATAACGCAAACAGAAACAGAAAGTAATGATTTATTGCAAGATATTTTTGGCTTGGATTATGACCAATTTGATAAATTAAAAGAAAGTTTTGTAATTAAATCAATAGAGCAAGGCGCTGAAATAACCAATTTAGATACTGCAAACGTAAAATTATTAAAAAAAATAAAACAGGGGAAAAAGTAAAAAGACATTATTTAATTTTATAATGAAGAATATGGGAGATAATTCGACCAAAAATTTTGGATTTCTGAACATAGCTGTTCTTGTTTTGTCCGTTTACGTTCTTGGCGCACTGATTGTTGATACGACTTTTAATTTATCGAAAGAAACAGCAAAACTATTAAATTATATTGATATTGCTATTTGCGTATTCTTCTTTGTTGAATTTTGTATAAGATTTTATCAAGCAGAAAACAAATTGAAGTTTATGCATTGGGGCTGGATTGATTTAGTTTCGAGTATTCCAATGATAAATTTTTTAAGATTTGGAAGAATTTTCAGATTAATTCGACTAATACGAATTTTAAGAGCATTTCGTAAAACAAAACATTTTGTAAG
The genomic region above belongs to uncultured Paludibacter sp. and contains:
- a CDS encoding hypothetical protein (Evidence 5 : Unknown function), with translation MNETPFKEEQTLKNLFSEMAKADIKNYIHEIIELVIDSKLSKENIQNILTKYSIRKIEKIKTELLGILIDYANFILKDNVITNNEKQNFEFLKMYFGIKDGDFYKYKLLETKSIINMQLEKLYADNLITQTETESNDLLQDIFGLDYDQFDKLKESFVIKSIEQGAEITNLDTANVKLLKKIKQGKK
- a CDS encoding putative membrane protein (Evidence 3 : Putative function from multiple computational evidences); amino-acid sequence: MKKRISVYIYIILSLIPAVAFSQSDISMATQWYNRGNYNPASIARTDYAYLFANTRKQWLGVEGSPTIFNVQASMYNNSLKSAFGVSIVNDVIGITNSFNPMFSYAYRISNDPSWALSFGLSLGIFNRTIDISRYSPVDDNDQTLYQDVDPETTPDANFGVEFQNKHFIFGASTTHLFSMNKPDSLFLNANHRYVYGIYKNTNSELFNYYLGLQMVNHYNIYLLESNAVVRFKVPTGLQNGSRELFDIGLKYRSSKQMTALFGINITNSFRIGYAFDQTLRSGYNQNGTHEIMLEYRIPLKSAECEACRDQELWYR
- the copZ gene encoding Copper chaperone CopZ, translating into MEKTLKIKGMSCSHCAMRVEKALNKIDGVEAKVDLENHIAKVKLSKPVADNEYYKALDDSGYEITEIQ
- a CDS encoding Ion channel; protein product: MKNMGDNSTKNFGFLNIAVLVLSVYVLGALIVDTTFNLSKETAKLLNYIDIAICVFFFVEFCIRFYQAENKLKFMHWGWIDLVSSIPMINFLRFGRIFRLIRLIRILRAFRKTKHFVSYIFKNKAEGAFTSATILAVLLIIFSSIAILQVENAPTSNIKTAEDAIWWSYVTITTVGYGDKFPVTTEGRIIAMFLMTAGVGLFGTFTAYIASIFVSDNKKEKTEINE
- a CDS encoding Heavy metal translocating P-type ATPase gives rise to the protein MKIEKLDVVGMTCSACVAHVEKSVRKLPGVNSVQVNLLTNSMSVDYNENELNLENIIESVQDAGYDAFPKELLTEKSSVEKKDWVLMEQNEMQKRWWVSFAFLVPVFYLAMGGMFGLPIPSFLSMHERPLIFSLVLFILTIPIYIVNRKXFIVGFRTLWQRSPNMDSLVAIGASASLVYAIYGIFKIYFGIKSGNTEQAMHFAENLFLESGAMILSLVTLGKFLEAKSKRKTSSALTKMIQSAPQTATIIKDNDEIVIPIENVKVGDIISVRSGQKIPVDGEIIYGSGIIDASSLTGESIPEAKEKGDKVLSSCINVSGYFQFRATKVGKDTTLAQIISLMEEASASXAPISKLADKISNIFVPVVISIAIVSAVVWLXLGYSXEFSLSIXVAVLIVSXPCALGLATPVAIMAGTGKGAENGILFKSAXAIETGADINTVLLDKTGTITEGKPKVTEVDSLHYLDEDELLRIAASLEKLSEHPLGSAVIEKFKEQNKEFYQVDDFESEAGKGISGEIKGELYRIGNESFISKYISTEGIKDILPSLSEKGFTPLIVSDDENIVGVISVADTIKSTSKEAIRXLYDMXXNTIMLTGDRKQTALAMQKLSGVGSFIAEVLPQDKDKEVMRMQSNGRKVAMIGDGVNDAPALMRADLGMAIGNGTDIAIDSADVVLMKGDLLDAVSALKLSKYVMKIIKENLFWAFFYNVIGIPLAAGVFYKIFGWTLNPIFAAAAMSLSSVTVTLNALRIRSFKPVK